In Vespula vulgaris chromosome 19, iyVesVulg1.1, whole genome shotgun sequence, a single genomic region encodes these proteins:
- the LOC127070677 gene encoding uncharacterized protein LOC127070677 yields the protein MCTNCVCTRCYHPTKEFIDTESPYSEVSQEIGDTRLSIKVSKRTDESSKINSNCADAYGKKCREGCTRMNIIPNEEPPPKAPDEKMFLLKSIRQITPNDDLKKSFELEFKLPRNYLPLPPVPPSPIIKIRKTGETGKKKRKKKGKGKKKKKK from the exons ATGTGTACAAACTGTGTTTGTACAAGATGTTATCATCCAACAAAAGAGTTCATTGATACAGAGTCTCCCTACAGCGAAGTCTCGCAAGAAATTGGTGATACTCGTTTATCCATCAAAGTATCTAAGCGTACCGATGAATCTTCTAAAATTAACAGCAATTGTGCGGATGCATACG gaaaaaaatgtcgagAAGGTTGCACCAGAATGAACATTATACCTAATGAAGAACCACCTCCAAAGGCTCCAgacgaaaaaatgtttttattaaaatcgataagacAAATAACTCCTAATGATGATTTGAAAAAGAGCTTTGAACTTGAATTTAAATTACCACGAAATTATTTACCTTTACCTCCGGTTCCACCATCTccgattataaaaattcgaaagacCGGTGAAACTGGCAAAAAGAAACgcaaaaagaaaggtaaaggtaagaagaaaaagaagaaataa